A part of Aegilops tauschii subsp. strangulata cultivar AL8/78 chromosome 2, Aet v6.0, whole genome shotgun sequence genomic DNA contains:
- the LOC141040834 gene encoding uncharacterized protein: MDDFLNTTEYHPIVADGNTKLDVWYTNEPGKVEEIIGLYEEWLREEKHKARMECPALKDFLENRGITFSSVGVRNIRDALFQDFIRIPEGYHIDIQEKFMIKGGEERDSMEDLAGAIIDESYSKLESSFPELLRHYWDWMPLTFDYLKYGATEGYVSYDLYRWFLSMRDILHRRCLPDLRWQGRFLGVVQVEVLARWIV, from the exons ATGGACGACTTTTTGAACACCACcgagtaccatcctatagttgccgatggtaacacgaagctcgacgtgTGGTACACCAACGAGCCTGGCAAGGTGGAGGAGATCATTGGCTTGTACGAGGAATGGTTGCGCGAGGAGAAGCACAA GGCCAGGATGGAGTGCCCTGCCCTGAAGGATTTCCTTGAGAATAGAGGTATAACATTCTCTAGTGTGGGCGTCAGGAATATTAGAGATGCTCTTTTTCAAGATTTCATCAGAATTCCAGAAGGGTACCACATCGACATCCAAGAGAAGTTTATGATCAAAGGCGGCGAAGAAAGGGACTCCATGGAGGACTTAGCAGGAGCCATCATTGACGAATCTTATTCGAAGCTGGAGTCATCTTTTCCAGAACTTCTTCGTCACTACTGGGATTGGATGCCACTTACTTTTGATTACCTGAAATATGGAGCTACT GAAGGGTATGTGAGCTATGATCTATACCGCTGGTTTCTGTCGATGAGGGACATCCTGCATCGTCGTTGTCTTCCTGATCTCAGATGGCAAGGACGTTTCTTGGGAGTAGTCCAGGTGGAAGTGCTGGCAAGATGGATTGTGTGA